A genomic stretch from Echeneis naucrates chromosome 6, fEcheNa1.1, whole genome shotgun sequence includes:
- the isg20l2 gene encoding interferon-stimulated 20 kDa exonuclease-like 2 translates to MHTEKTYNLCLVVTATMSTVTINMYSSGETAQMRASAGKRKRKNKWFLRKKQKLEQKGQMAGKQKHNHQGSLFNHNQPPRHNREFSKYPKAPTSLPVGTSQSFSSSGSTQSLPSYTVTVNNKEDPKKPKEPMNTKSATAAPGTSSRSNSWKPTTAGTSAAIPAKCFALDCEMVGAGPKGSISQLGRCSIVSYEGDVVYDKFIKPAMPVTDYRTRWSGIRRSDMANATPFSEARKEILKLLMGKVVIGHAVHNDFKVLSYSHPAALTRDTSRIPLLNRRAGFAESECASLKRLTKAILNRDIQTGRRGHSSVEDAKATMELYKVVEEELERSLAAKQQKIK, encoded by the exons atgcacacagagaaaacgTACAACttgtgtttggttgtgacaGCAACTATGTCAACCGTCACAATCAACATGTACTCTTCGGGTGAAACAGCACAGATGAGAGCGTCGGCTGGAAAGcggaagaggaaaaacaagtgGTTTCtgagaaagaagcaaaaattGGAGCAAAAGGGACAGATGGCAGGTAAACAGAAGCACAACCATCAGGGGAGTCTGTTCAACCACAATCAGCCGCCACGACACAACAGAGAGTTCTCAAAGTATCCAAAGGCTCCCACTTCTCTTCCAGTTGGGACTTCCCAGTCCTTCAGTTCTTCAGGATCTACACAGAGCCTCCCCTCCTACACCGTCACTGTGAACAACAAAGAAGACCCGAAGAAGCCAAAGGAGCCGATGAACACAAAATCAGCCACCGCCGCCCCCGGCACCTCATCCAGGTCTAACAGCTGGAAACCCACCACCGCTGGCACATCAGCAGCAATCCCCGCAAAGTGCTTCGCTCTTGACTGTGAGATGGTGGGTGCAGGACCAAAAGGAAGCATCAGCCAGCTGGGACGCTGTAGCATCGTGTCCTACGAGGGAGATGTGGTTTACGATAAGTTCATCAAACCCGCCATGCCTGTCACCGACTACCGGACACGATGGAGCGGCATCCGACGCAGCGACATGGCCAACGCCACGCCGTTCTCCGAGGCACGGAAGGAG ATACTGAAGCTGCTGATGGGGAAGGTGGTGATTGGCCACGCCGTCCATAACGACTTCAAGGTCCTCAGTTACTCCCACCCTGCGGCTTTGACCAGAGACACGTCTCGAATCCCCCTTCTCAACCGGAGGGCCGGCTTTGCCGAGAGTGAGTGCGCCTCGCTGAAGAGACTTACCAAAGCCATCTTAAACCGCGACATCCAG ACTGGGAGGAGGGGCCACTCTTCTGTGGAGGACGCCAAAGCCACAATGGAGCTCTACAaggtggtggaggaagagctggagaGGAGCCTCGCtgccaaacagcagaaaataaagtga
- the mettl25b gene encoding methyltransferase-like protein 25B: protein MSQDEEMFGRSLSAQQQRELAEKLTTFLSQYRHLSDSFIIEFFTEDLWDTLPSSWQPALKDLTYPQIADLLLDPANGDRRYPAVWPLSLLAFRATAHALAFPRECRWELGRTVGSVKPEEFQENQSQSSLLGHIFRKHVKPKKQHEIRKLGKLVKQLCDQTDCNRVVDVGSGQGHLTRFLSFGLGLSVTAIEADRTLVAMASRFDGQLLWALEKEKQKKNCSSQLPAAHSSPRHVAGWVNPKASWEAFIKQLNTGDGFNKGPETPSGPSKKRLRGSEHQRPVQTCPSHSSTEPNIHSKDLESSSKHQPSRSDDQMSADDCCSCIQPACLERVHRHQNGQLGRPDFVLTGLHACGDLSATLLRHFINCPHVRGITSVACCYMKITTKENPTPPGLIEPSTPLTPCQESVPSEFGYPMSSWIQGLPGHQLSYKAREGACHAVEDYVQRLREESELLRTHCYRAMLETFIRDTRPDLRRAGIQTIKKAHLLPFTEYARLGLARVGLPPELPLDPERVESLLEQQGRVVVYFSLALLLAPVVETLVLLDRMIYLQENGVDSQLVALFNPNFSPRNFVLVALKPRE, encoded by the exons ATGTCACAAGATGAGGAGATGTTCGGCCGGAGTCTGTCTGCACAGCAACAGAGAGAGCTGGCGGAGAAACTCACCACGTTTCTGTCTCAGTACAGACATCTGTCCGACTCCTTCATAATC GAGTTCTTCACTGAGGATCTCTGGGACACATTGCCCAGTAGCTGGCAGCCTGCACTGAAGGACCTGACGTATCCACAGATAGCCGACCTTCTGCTGGATCCTGCAAATGGAGACAGGAG GTATCCAGCCGTGtggcctctgtctctcttggCCTTCCGCGCCACAGCTCACGCTCTGGCCTTCCCCAGAGAGTGCCGGTGGGAGCTAGGCAGGACTGTGGGCTCGGTGAAGCCTGAGGAGTTCCAGGAGAACCAGAGCCAGAGCTCGCTGCTGGGCCACATCTTCAGGAAACACGTCAAGCCTAAGAAACAGCACGAGATCCGCAAGCTGGGAAAG CTGGTGAAGCAACTGTGTGACCAGACTGACTGCAACAGAGTGGTGGATGTTGGCTCTGGACAG GGCCATCTCACCCGTTTCCTGTCCTTCGGGCTCGGACTGTCTGTGACTGCTATTGAGGCCGATCGCACTCTGGTTGCCATGGCGTCCAGGTTTGATGGACAGTTGCTGTGGGCtctggagaaggagaagcagaaaaag aATTGCTCATCTCAGCTCCCAGCAGCACATTCATCTCCACGTCACGTTGCCGGATGGGTAAACCCCAAGGCATCATGGGAGGCTTTCATTAAACAGCTGAATACTGGAGATGGTTTTAACAAAGGTCCTGAAACTCCATCGGGACCCAGCAAAAAGAGACTGCGGGGTTCTGAGCATCAGCGGCCGGTCCAGACTTGTCCATCCCACAGCTCGACGGAGCCTAACATTCACTCAAAGGACTTAgaatcatcatcaaaacatcAGCCGAGCAGGTCTGATGATCAGATGTCTGCTGATGACTGCTGCTCATGCATCCAGCCAGCCTGTCTGGAGAGAGTTCATCGCCATCAAAACGGGCAACTAGGCCGTCCAGACTTTGTCCTGACTGGTCTTCACGCCTGCGGTGACCTCAGCGCCACCCTCCTCCGCCATTTCATCAACTGCCCACATGTTCGCGGCATCACCTCTGTGGCGTGCTGctacatgaaaatcacaaccAAAGAAAACCCCACCCCTCCAGGACTGATTGAACCCTCCACGCCGCTGACACCGTGTCAGGAATCGGTTCCTTCAGAGTTCGGCTACCCGATGAGCTCTTGGATCCAGGGACTGCCGGGGCATCAGCTGTCCTATAAAGCGCGGGAGGGGGCGTGTCACGCTGTGGAGGACTATGTGCAGAGGCTCAGGGAGGAGAGCGAGCTGCTGAGGACACACTGTTACCGGGCGATGCTGGAGACCTTCATCAGGGACACGAGGCCGGATCTACGCAGGGCAGGAATCCAGACCATAAAGAAAGCCCACTTATTACCCTTCACAGA GTACGCCCGGCTGGGCCTGGCTCGGGTCGGCCTGCCTCCAGAGTTACCCCTGGACCCGGAGCGGGTGGAGAGCTTGTTGGAGCAGCAGGGCAGGGTGGTGGTGTACTTCAGCctggctctgctgctggctCCCGTGGTGGAGACGCTGGTGCTGCTGGACAGGATGATCTACCTGCAGGAGAATG GTGTGGACAGTCAGCTGGTGGCTCTCTTCAATCCGAACTTTTCTCCTAGAAACTTTGTCCTTGTGGCTCTGAAGCCCCGTGAATAG